In Legionella cardiaca, a genomic segment contains:
- a CDS encoding MFS transporter — MSQPLINITRKQALIFACFLVLYEFLTYIANDMIMPGMVQVVNSFHGPESAIATSLTAYILGGASLQLFLGPISDRYGRRPVMIFGAIFFVICTILIACSNSIDQFLLARFFQGMGLCFITVIGYATLQEIFAEMDAVRLIAIMANAAILAPLIGPLLGAIFVHYFSWRFIFVIIGAFALFALWGLWRYMPEPVGQIKHNGEEIKRISLSPRVVAQNYKNLIANPSVFFGSAALGLVGLPCIVWIALAPVILIKDAHLSVIEYGVWQIPLFGASIAGNWFLQRLTHKGSLKKILLIGSMLVVLSLLLVLILPLLISDYFLWLMPGLIVYFFGLGVVAAPLSRLILFSTPVGKGTTSAFMSMLGMLIQAVGIEIANYLYATHNNILFGLYCALAGIIYLLLLAGTFLFAKEQTTFIE; from the coding sequence ACATTGCTAACGATATGATTATGCCTGGCATGGTTCAGGTTGTTAATTCTTTTCACGGACCAGAATCTGCAATTGCCACGTCGTTAACTGCCTATATTTTAGGTGGAGCCAGTCTGCAATTATTTCTCGGTCCTATATCCGATCGGTATGGTCGTCGTCCAGTCATGATATTTGGCGCTATATTTTTTGTTATATGTACTATATTAATTGCTTGCTCAAATTCGATTGATCAATTTCTTTTAGCGCGATTTTTCCAGGGAATGGGGCTTTGTTTTATAACCGTTATTGGTTATGCAACATTGCAAGAAATTTTTGCAGAAATGGATGCCGTTAGATTAATTGCCATTATGGCAAATGCGGCCATATTAGCGCCTTTAATTGGTCCCCTATTAGGTGCAATATTTGTTCATTATTTTAGTTGGCGCTTTATTTTTGTCATTATTGGCGCGTTTGCTCTTTTCGCATTATGGGGATTATGGCGTTATATGCCGGAGCCTGTAGGTCAAATTAAGCATAATGGTGAAGAAATTAAGCGGATTTCTCTATCGCCAAGAGTTGTCGCGCAAAATTATAAAAATTTAATAGCAAATCCTTCGGTATTTTTTGGGTCAGCGGCATTAGGGCTTGTTGGTTTACCCTGCATTGTATGGATTGCTTTAGCCCCTGTTATTTTAATCAAGGATGCTCATTTATCAGTGATAGAGTATGGTGTATGGCAAATACCTCTATTTGGAGCAAGTATTGCCGGCAACTGGTTTTTACAACGTCTGACACACAAAGGTTCACTTAAGAAAATTTTACTTATAGGATCAATGCTTGTCGTATTGAGTCTTTTGCTGGTGTTAATTCTGCCTTTGTTAATTAGCGATTATTTTTTATGGCTAATGCCTGGATTGATTGTTTATTTTTTTGGTTTAGGCGTTGTTGCTGCGCCACTAAGCAGACTAATTCTTTTTTCTACACCGGTTGGCAAAGGGACCACCTCCGCTTTTATGAGCATGTTGGGCATGCTTATTCAGGCAGTAGGTATTGAAATAGCTAACTATTTGTATGCTACACACAATAATATACTTTTCGGTCTTTACTGTGCACTCGCAGGTATTATCTATCTTCTTCTGCTTGCTGGTACTTTTCTCTTTGCTAAAGAGCAAACGACGTTTATTGAGTGA